A window from Ignavibacteriota bacterium encodes these proteins:
- a CDS encoding T9SS type A sorting domain-containing protein, whose protein sequence is MKKAILIIIFFLLNFLSINNNTNAQVDLYIGKLNVYVTEYGRIAIYTMPDTIRQIYRVTTLVGTGEDEVFDYDNDVEIEEDTQLLTNPTFGDFEIYGSFNNDYSGLPPSIFQKQNVYCWQDQNYIIAKYTLISRETNAIDAIVGLDIITEVEGTYDGGDTVKYDSDSKVLTVKKTEAVGFKSLNNDFKSLKAFVWYEDYQVDSSYNSWLNYNSYDSPFIINETDPVVDAPVLIPAYNSRTIAAGDSVVIYLAIAYGETEEAMLASLAQAQEKYDMLTDVKSDIKNLPSAYSLNQNYPNPFNPSTTISFGLPEKSEVTLKIYNMLGEEVAQILNQTLDAGNHSIDFDASLLSSGMYVYSLQTKNQFITKKMSLIK, encoded by the coding sequence ATGAAAAAAGCGATACTCATAATTATATTTTTTCTTCTAAATTTCTTAAGCATCAATAATAATACAAATGCACAGGTTGATTTGTATATTGGTAAATTGAATGTCTATGTGACTGAATATGGCAGAATAGCAATTTATACAATGCCAGATACAATTCGACAAATTTATAGAGTAACAACATTAGTCGGAACCGGAGAAGATGAAGTTTTTGATTACGACAATGATGTTGAAATTGAAGAAGATACTCAATTACTTACAAATCCAACTTTTGGAGATTTTGAAATTTATGGAAGTTTCAATAATGATTACTCCGGATTACCCCCAAGTATATTTCAAAAACAAAATGTTTATTGCTGGCAAGATCAAAACTATATTATAGCAAAATATACACTCATTAGTAGAGAGACAAATGCAATTGATGCAATTGTAGGGCTTGATATTATTACAGAAGTTGAAGGAACATATGACGGTGGAGATACAGTTAAGTATGATAGTGATTCCAAAGTTCTAACAGTAAAAAAAACAGAAGCAGTTGGATTTAAGTCACTAAATAATGATTTTAAATCCTTAAAAGCTTTTGTTTGGTATGAAGATTATCAAGTTGATTCCTCTTATAACAGTTGGTTAAATTATAATTCATACGATAGTCCATTCATAATAAATGAAACTGATCCTGTTGTAGATGCTCCGGTATTAATTCCAGCATATAATTCTAGAACTATTGCTGCCGGTGATTCGGTGGTAATTTATCTTGCAATTGCTTATGGAGAAACGGAAGAAGCAATGTTGGCAAGTTTGGCTCAAGCACAAGAAAAATATGATATGTTGACCGACGTAAAATCAGATATAAAAAATCTTCCATCCGCATATTCATTAAATCAAAATTATCCTAATCCATTTAATCCATCAACAACAATATCTTTTGGATTGCCGGAAAAATCTGAAGTGACACTAAAAATTTATAATATGCTTGGTGAAGAAGTTGCTCAAATTTTGAATCAAACTTTAGATGCCGGAAATCATTCTATTGATTTTGATGCAAGTTTGCTTTCATCCGGAATGTATGTTTACAGCTTACAAACAAAAAATCAGTTCATTACAAAAAAAATGTCTTTGATTAAATAA
- a CDS encoding TonB-dependent receptor: protein MKKIFFLILFFPFIINGGITGKISGSIKDAQTGEPLIGANILIEGTNLGAATDVNGNYVILNIPPKKYNIKISFIGYESTIIKDVSIVVDQTTQINAELHSSSIQVQDIIVTAKTPLIQKDVTSSISVVTREEIESLPVQTFTELLSLQAGVVGSGSNLHVRGGRSNEVAYMIDGTLVVDPLLGGLATQINNDAIQEMSLLSGTFNAEYGNALSGVVNIVTRDGSEKFSGKLEARTSQFGIKRYSNLKENRINGSLSGPIFSPEFNFFITGEIDKRGSYLPFGFDDNKSFFAKISTTAISNIKISLTNRGSIGKNQNYSHSYKYVPDQYLVTNSDSWQSTLALTHTVANNFFYDVKFSYFNQGYYSGVGKDTSEYLGTSDFQYFEDYGDGFEFYSLANPLELVDARTATTDFKTDAVWQIGSVNEVKLGLAFKKHWVKLYEIYDPKRNFPYIDNYYVKPFEGAAYIQDKIELPYLVINLGLRFDYINANAEFRDDALKPNSIVKVKSRSQFSPRFGIAHPISDKTKLHFSYGHFFQNPDFQYLFENRQYDLNVREPLFGQPDLDAQRTISYEVGIAHQFTDRIALNLTSYYRDITGLIGTRYYFPFVDGRYTGYTLYVNEDYANVKGFELTLDIRPDKYFSGGLTYTYSVAKGSASSETEQYPGTEESTQLYFLDFDRTHLFNASLTYIIPENEGLNLFGQNIFENMDFSLIFKASSGAPYTPGGRDVGFVIKNSLRQPGVYNLDLMLGKEFNVYNDMSIRIFAEILNLTDHRNILYVYTDTGDPEFTLQGDYSLEYIKDPSNFGPPRSVRLGFTFRFN, encoded by the coding sequence ATGAAGAAAATATTTTTTCTGATTTTATTTTTCCCATTTATAATTAATGGAGGAATTACCGGAAAAATTTCGGGTTCTATTAAGGATGCTCAAACTGGTGAACCGTTAATTGGTGCAAATATTTTAATTGAAGGAACAAATCTTGGTGCCGCAACCGATGTGAATGGAAATTATGTAATTCTAAATATTCCTCCCAAAAAATATAATATTAAAATTAGTTTTATTGGCTACGAATCAACAATTATCAAAGATGTTTCCATTGTTGTTGATCAAACAACTCAAATAAATGCTGAATTACATTCATCATCAATTCAAGTGCAAGATATTATTGTTACTGCAAAAACTCCTTTGATACAAAAAGATGTAACAAGCAGTATCTCAGTTGTAACTCGTGAAGAAATTGAATCTTTGCCGGTTCAAACATTTACAGAATTACTTTCACTGCAAGCTGGAGTTGTTGGAAGCGGTTCTAATCTTCATGTTAGAGGCGGAAGATCAAACGAAGTTGCGTATATGATTGACGGCACTTTGGTTGTTGATCCTTTGCTTGGTGGACTTGCAACTCAAATTAACAATGATGCAATTCAAGAAATGAGTTTATTAAGCGGAACATTTAATGCCGAATATGGGAATGCTTTAAGCGGAGTTGTTAATATTGTTACACGAGATGGGTCTGAAAAGTTTTCCGGTAAACTTGAAGCTCGAACAAGTCAATTTGGGATTAAACGATATTCGAATTTAAAGGAAAATAGAATTAACGGAAGTCTAAGTGGACCTATATTTTCCCCGGAATTTAATTTTTTCATAACGGGAGAAATTGATAAAAGAGGAAGTTATCTTCCATTCGGTTTTGATGATAATAAATCCTTCTTTGCAAAAATTTCTACAACTGCAATTTCCAATATTAAAATTTCATTAACAAATAGAGGGAGCATTGGTAAAAATCAAAATTACAGTCATTCTTATAAATATGTGCCAGACCAATATCTTGTAACAAATTCAGATAGCTGGCAAAGTACTTTGGCTCTAACTCATACTGTTGCAAATAATTTTTTCTATGATGTAAAATTTTCATATTTCAATCAAGGTTATTATTCCGGTGTTGGAAAAGATACTTCAGAATATTTAGGCACAAGTGATTTCCAATATTTTGAAGATTATGGCGATGGTTTTGAATTTTATAGTTTGGCAAATCCCTTGGAATTAGTAGATGCAAGAACAGCAACTACTGATTTTAAAACTGATGCGGTTTGGCAGATAGGTTCAGTTAATGAAGTAAAATTAGGATTGGCATTTAAAAAACACTGGGTAAAATTGTATGAAATTTATGATCCTAAAAGAAATTTTCCTTACATAGATAATTATTATGTCAAACCGTTTGAAGGTGCAGCTTATATTCAAGATAAAATTGAACTACCATATTTAGTTATAAATTTGGGTTTACGATTTGATTATATCAATGCCAATGCAGAGTTTAGAGATGATGCATTAAAACCTAATTCTATTGTAAAAGTAAAATCACGTTCACAATTTTCTCCAAGATTTGGAATTGCTCATCCGATTTCTGATAAAACAAAATTACATTTTTCTTACGGGCATTTTTTCCAAAACCCGGATTTTCAATATTTATTTGAAAACAGACAATACGATTTAAACGTACGTGAACCGCTTTTTGGTCAGCCGGATTTAGATGCGCAAAGAACAATCTCATATGAAGTTGGAATTGCTCATCAATTTACTGATAGAATTGCACTAAATTTAACTTCCTACTATAGAGATATTACCGGATTAATTGGTACAAGATATTATTTCCCATTTGTTGATGGAAGATATACTGGATATACGCTTTACGTTAATGAAGATTATGCAAACGTAAAAGGTTTTGAATTGACATTAGACATTCGTCCGGATAAATATTTCTCCGGAGGTTTAACATATACTTATTCTGTTGCTAAAGGAAGTGCATCATCTGAAACCGAACAATATCCGGGAACGGAAGAATCAACACAATTATATTTTTTAGATTTTGATAGAACACATTTATTCAATGCCAGCTTGACTTATATAATTCCCGAAAATGAAGGATTGAATTTATTTGGACAAAATATTTTTGAAAATATGGATTTCAGTTTAATCTTTAAAGCAAGTTCCGGTGCTCCATATACACCGGGTGGTAGAGACGTAGGTTTTGTAATTAAAAATTCATTGCGTCAGCCGGGAGTTTACAATTTGGACTTAATGCTAGGTAAAGAATTTAATGTTTACAATGATATGTCTATAAGAATATTTGCTGAAATTTTGAACCTAACAGATCATAGAAATATTTTATATGTATATACAGATACTGGAGATCCGGAATTTACTTTACAAGGAGACTATTCACTCGAGTATATTAAAGATCCATCTAATTTTGGTCCTCCAAGATCAGTGAGATTAGGATTTACTTTTAGATTTAATTAA
- a CDS encoding PorV/PorQ family protein, whose translation MKKLLLIICLLISANLIFAQNPNLGTSGAQFLQIPVGARAEAMGGAVIGITNDASSVFWNPAGIAKINNVQAHFSYMNWFDLFDFNAASLISNIENVGTFGASIIVFSTDKMEITTEEEPNGTGRFFDGGDAAIALSYARNLTDRFAVGLSIKYISQRIWNESAETFAFDIGTQYSLDFQNLVIAMSMTNFGPDTKFDGTDLDFIYRKDDNYPLSRFVPSRLTTDDFPLPLNFQIGIGFDIIKYDFVKMIGAIDVTHPNDNKERAHFGTELSIFDRVFLRGGYKYNYSDQDFTFGAGANIIFENTSVNFDYSYSLYDILPSVHRISIGLGF comes from the coding sequence ATGAAAAAACTGCTTCTGATTATATGCTTATTGATTTCTGCGAATTTGATATTTGCACAAAATCCAAACCTCGGAACATCTGGAGCACAATTTCTGCAAATACCGGTTGGAGCAAGAGCTGAAGCAATGGGGGGAGCGGTTATCGGAATTACAAATGATGCTTCATCTGTATTTTGGAATCCCGCCGGAATTGCAAAAATCAATAATGTTCAAGCTCATTTTTCATATATGAATTGGTTTGATCTTTTTGATTTTAATGCGGCTTCATTAATTTCGAATATAGAAAATGTTGGAACTTTTGGCGCTTCAATAATTGTTTTCAGTACGGATAAAATGGAAATTACAACTGAAGAAGAACCAAATGGAACCGGAAGATTTTTTGATGGAGGTGATGCTGCAATTGCTTTATCATATGCAAGAAATTTAACAGATCGTTTTGCAGTTGGTTTATCAATAAAATATATTTCTCAAAGAATTTGGAATGAAAGTGCAGAAACTTTTGCATTTGATATTGGGACACAATATTCTTTGGATTTTCAAAATTTAGTAATTGCAATGAGTATGACAAATTTTGGTCCGGATACCAAATTTGATGGAACCGATCTTGATTTTATTTATAGAAAAGATGATAACTATCCTCTCAGTAGATTTGTGCCAAGCCGATTAACAACCGATGATTTTCCATTGCCGTTAAATTTTCAAATCGGAATAGGTTTTGATATTATAAAATATGATTTTGTAAAAATGATTGGCGCAATTGATGTAACACATCCGAATGATAATAAAGAACGTGCGCATTTCGGAACTGAACTTTCAATCTTTGATAGAGTTTTTTTACGAGGCGGGTATAAATATAATTATAGTGATCAAGATTTTACATTTGGTGCCGGTGCAAATATAATTTTTGAAAATACATCTGTAAATTTTGATTACTCATATTCACTTTATGATATTCTTCCGAGTGTTCATAGAATTTCAATTGGACTTGGTTTTTAA
- a CDS encoding MurR/RpiR family transcriptional regulator: protein MDRYKQIKEKIIQSYKELPKNHKNVADYVINNFDKIPFLNVQDLSVSTNSSVATIVRFSQRIGFKGFSELRDEIAFSLQRELQKKEIFPLFEKHRIEEDLLTEVANVDIKNINDTLNLIERKNFNYTISRILNAKIVHTAGLGISYLLSEILAYQLNQIGVNSSVLKHTHTLFHEQILFMDSKDLLIVFSFPPYSKETIEAAKFAFERKIDVISITNEAASPVTFFSKSSLIVNSENMLYTNSFAAISVLINAIATACAIKDKTRAKKILKESEAIMVLQNLTISKSTK, encoded by the coding sequence ATGGATAGATATAAACAAATAAAAGAAAAAATTATTCAGAGTTATAAAGAATTACCAAAAAATCATAAAAATGTTGCAGATTATGTGATAAATAACTTTGATAAAATTCCCTTTCTTAATGTTCAAGATTTATCCGTTTCTACAAATTCAAGTGTTGCTACAATAGTTAGATTTTCTCAAAGAATTGGATTTAAAGGATTTAGCGAACTCAGAGACGAAATTGCATTTTCACTACAAAGAGAATTGCAGAAAAAAGAAATCTTTCCTCTATTTGAAAAACATCGGATAGAGGAAGATTTACTAACAGAAGTTGCAAATGTAGATATCAAGAATATTAATGATACTTTAAATTTAATTGAACGTAAGAATTTTAATTATACTATTAGTAGAATTCTAAATGCAAAAATTGTTCACACTGCCGGACTTGGAATTTCTTACTTATTATCAGAAATATTAGCATATCAATTAAATCAGATTGGTGTTAATTCGTCAGTTTTAAAACACACGCATACATTATTCCATGAACAAATTTTATTTATGGATTCAAAAGATCTATTAATTGTTTTTTCTTTCCCGCCATATTCAAAAGAAACAATTGAAGCAGCAAAGTTTGCATTTGAAAGAAAGATAGATGTAATTTCAATAACTAATGAAGCGGCTTCTCCGGTAACTTTTTTTTCTAAATCAAGTTTAATTGTGAATAGTGAAAATATGCTCTACACAAATTCATTCGCTGCTATATCTGTTTTAATCAATGCCATTGCAACAGCTTGTGCAATAAAAGATAAAACACGTGCAAAAAAAATTCTTAAAGAATCTGAAGCAATAATGGTTTTACAAAATTTAACAATTTCTAAGAGTACCAAATGA
- a CDS encoding Type 1 glutamine amidotransferase-like domain-containing protein, with translation MLHNFLKTILIFILFHNSIYSQGYICAIGGGSEEYNDWSDKPYSWIVEKSNFGKVIVLSVNDETNWIPNYFISFGADTSYNLRINSKSKANQQSLFDEIISANGIFLKGGDQWDYVRLWKGTKVDSAINYVFQNGGVIAGTSAGSAVLGESDFSAKNGTVYSDEALQNPFNDFMQFETSFLNLVNGVIFDSHLTERARQGRLFTFLFNNFFSGKDLLGIGIDDRTALGISPNRIAEVFGSGSVIFVTKDEQSKYFQYDSTLTIENLRADLLIDGWKFNIDKRRIETIPNSAKEISMQSDNDIIGYKIILISGNEINQNVKKNILSESQELLNKNILIISNNGFSENSEIVNNFLDSCGFISTTIYISEDELKSNIFADKINEAQVFIFYGDSLELLSKLGNTEYLVSEAFQNSVKQNKTLMFIGDCGKIVSEQFVDYEIDDIYASYYGRMNLKQGLNLTNDFVYQPSIFVDSDYFENNMSAVFFNQMRNKKKYGIYVDGNDKVTLDFVHSNLSGNCKTPFIIIDATETTYIDSSKYKAVSNAGTRQIVAMNNLRISLTNNSSFQYSMINRNFGIINSIKVNDEIHTKNIFTLKQNYPNPFNPNTTINYSIPNVGSDLSLSNATLKVYDILGREVAELVNQKQNSGYYKIQFDGSNFPSGIYFYTLRINNISITKSMVLLK, from the coding sequence TTGTTACATAACTTTTTAAAAACAATTTTAATATTCATACTATTTCATAATTCAATTTATTCACAAGGATATATTTGTGCAATTGGTGGTGGTTCTGAAGAATATAATGATTGGAGCGACAAACCATATTCGTGGATTGTTGAAAAATCAAATTTTGGAAAAGTAATTGTACTTTCTGTAAATGACGAAACGAATTGGATCCCTAACTATTTCATTTCATTTGGAGCCGACACATCCTATAATTTGCGTATCAACTCTAAAAGCAAGGCTAATCAGCAAAGCTTATTTGATGAAATTATTTCCGCAAACGGAATTTTTTTAAAAGGTGGAGATCAATGGGATTATGTTCGTTTGTGGAAAGGTACTAAAGTTGATTCTGCAATAAATTACGTCTTTCAAAATGGAGGAGTAATAGCTGGAACAAGCGCTGGATCTGCTGTGCTAGGAGAATCTGATTTTAGTGCAAAAAATGGAACAGTTTATTCTGATGAAGCTCTTCAAAATCCCTTTAACGATTTTATGCAGTTTGAAACGTCTTTTTTAAATCTTGTAAATGGAGTTATTTTTGATTCTCACTTAACTGAAAGAGCAAGGCAAGGAAGATTATTTACATTTCTCTTTAATAATTTTTTCAGTGGTAAAGATTTGCTGGGTATTGGAATTGATGACCGCACTGCGCTTGGTATTTCTCCAAATAGAATTGCAGAAGTTTTTGGAAGTGGTTCAGTTATCTTTGTTACAAAAGATGAACAATCAAAATATTTTCAATACGATAGCACATTAACAATTGAAAATTTACGTGCTGATTTACTTATTGATGGCTGGAAGTTCAATATTGATAAGCGTAGAATAGAAACTATTCCAAATTCTGCAAAAGAAATATCGATGCAAAGTGATAATGATATTATTGGATATAAAATAATATTAATTAGCGGAAATGAAATTAACCAAAATGTTAAAAAAAATATTTTATCTGAATCTCAAGAATTATTAAATAAAAACATTTTAATTATATCAAATAATGGATTTTCAGAAAATTCGGAGATAGTAAATAATTTTTTAGATTCTTGCGGATTTATATCAACTACAATTTACATCTCAGAAGATGAATTAAAATCAAATATATTTGCTGACAAAATTAATGAAGCGCAAGTTTTTATTTTTTACGGAGATTCCCTAGAATTATTAAGCAAGTTAGGAAACACAGAATATTTAGTTTCTGAAGCATTTCAAAATTCAGTGAAACAAAACAAAACCCTTATGTTTATTGGTGATTGCGGGAAAATTGTTTCAGAACAATTTGTTGATTATGAAATAGATGATATTTATGCTTCGTATTATGGAAGAATGAATTTGAAACAAGGATTAAATTTAACAAATGATTTTGTTTACCAACCTTCAATTTTTGTTGATAGTGATTATTTTGAAAACAATATGAGTGCGGTGTTTTTCAATCAAATGAGAAATAAAAAAAAGTATGGAATTTATGTTGATGGAAACGATAAAGTTACTTTAGATTTTGTGCATTCCAATTTATCCGGAAATTGTAAAACTCCGTTTATTATTATTGATGCAACCGAAACGACATATATTGATTCTTCAAAATATAAAGCTGTATCAAATGCTGGAACAAGGCAAATTGTTGCAATGAATAATTTGAGAATATCTTTAACAAACAATTCTAGTTTTCAATATTCAATGATAAATAGAAACTTCGGGATAATTAATTCTATAAAAGTTAATGATGAAATTCATACCAAAAATATTTTTACTTTGAAACAAAATTATCCTAATCCGTTTAATCCAAACACAACAATAAATTATTCAATTCCAAATGTAGGCTCAGACTTAAGTCTGAGCAATGCAACACTGAAAGTTTATGATATTTTAGGAAGAGAAGTTGCAGAATTGGTAAACCAAAAACAAAATTCCGGATATTATAAAATTCAATTTGATGGAAGTAATTTTCCAAGCGGTATATATTTTTATACGTTACGCATAAATAATATTTCTATAACAAAATCAATGGTTTTGCTAAAATGA
- a CDS encoding saccharopine dehydrogenase NADP-binding domain-containing protein produces the protein MNMKVLVLGSGLVGRPMAIDLSKDKEFDVTIADINKNNLNRIPNEFAIEKKEIDISDKNKLKILLENSDIVLNAVPGFMGFETLKEIIKSGKNVVDIAFSPEDTSELDKLAKENNVTAIVDCGVAPGMSNLLAGYVNSILDETETILIYVGGLPVIRDYPFEYKAPFSPIDVIEEYTRPARYVENGKLVVRPALSDPELINFPEVGTLEAFNSDGLRSLAFTLKVPNMKEKTLRYLGHIEKMKIFREAGFFSYDEIEVRGMKIRPIDFTSKLLFPMWELKNTDLEFTLMKVIIEGKKENKNLRYTYYLLDKYDEKTNTHSMARTTGYTATTAIRMLAKGLFDRKGVCPPEFIGQNQKCVDFMLSGLKERGVIYNQTIEELK, from the coding sequence ATTAATATGAAAGTGTTAGTATTAGGAAGTGGATTAGTCGGCAGACCAATGGCAATTGATCTTTCAAAGGACAAAGAATTTGATGTGACGATTGCTGATATAAATAAAAATAATCTTAACAGAATTCCAAATGAATTTGCGATAGAGAAAAAAGAAATTGATATATCTGATAAAAATAAACTTAAAATTCTTCTTGAAAATTCTGATATTGTGTTAAATGCTGTCCCCGGTTTTATGGGATTTGAAACTCTAAAAGAAATTATAAAATCTGGTAAAAATGTTGTGGATATTGCATTTTCGCCGGAAGATACTTCTGAACTTGATAAATTAGCAAAAGAAAATAATGTAACTGCAATTGTTGATTGCGGTGTTGCACCGGGAATGAGTAATTTATTGGCAGGTTATGTAAATTCAATTTTGGATGAAACAGAAACAATTCTAATATACGTCGGCGGGTTGCCGGTAATTCGAGATTATCCTTTTGAATATAAAGCGCCGTTTTCTCCAATCGATGTTATTGAAGAATATACGCGTCCGGCAAGATATGTTGAAAATGGAAAACTTGTAGTTCGTCCCGCACTTTCTGATCCGGAGTTAATTAATTTTCCGGAAGTTGGAACACTTGAAGCTTTTAACAGTGATGGATTAAGGTCATTAGCATTCACTTTAAAAGTTCCGAATATGAAAGAGAAAACTTTAAGATATTTGGGACATATTGAAAAAATGAAAATATTTCGTGAAGCCGGATTTTTTAGTTATGATGAAATTGAAGTTAGAGGAATGAAAATTAGACCGATTGATTTCACTTCAAAATTATTATTTCCAATGTGGGAATTAAAAAATACTGATTTAGAATTTACATTAATGAAAGTAATCATCGAGGGAAAAAAGGAGAACAAAAATTTAAGATATACTTATTATTTGCTTGATAAATACGATGAAAAAACAAATACGCATTCAATGGCAAGGACAACCGGTTATACTGCAACAACTGCAATTAGAATGCTTGCAAAGGGATTATTTGATAGAAAAGGTGTTTGTCCGCCCGAATTTATTGGTCAAAACCAAAAGTGTGTAGATTTTATGTTAAGCGGATTAAAAGAAAGAGGCGTAATTTATAATCAAACAATTGAAGAATTAAAATAA
- a CDS encoding alpha/beta hydrolase: MLDNLNSYIINSDEIIGEIEYIHEFYSVHLKNERDIIIWLPPSYHSSIKKYPVLYIQDGQNLFDPKTSYIGYDWKVDEVLTKLIHHKLIEEIIVVGIYNHKDRLEEYNYFTEKGKKYASFLIKELKSFIDENYRTIPLSSKTAIMGSSLGGLISFQLFWNFPKIFGKAACLSNSFWIDNGEVFNMVKNISTNINDKTKLYIDCGSEEKELVGDFIKMSEFLIENNFNDPSKIKIYLDEGSKHTESDWAKRLHIPLQFLFGKTTINLP, from the coding sequence ATGTTGGATAACCTCAATTCATATATAATTAATTCTGATGAAATCATTGGGGAGATTGAATATATTCACGAATTTTACAGCGTTCATTTAAAAAATGAACGCGATATTATAATTTGGCTCCCTCCATCATATCATTCAAGCATTAAAAAATATCCCGTTTTATATATACAAGACGGACAAAATTTATTTGATCCTAAAACTTCTTACATTGGCTACGATTGGAAAGTTGACGAAGTATTAACAAAATTAATTCATCATAAATTAATTGAAGAAATTATTGTTGTTGGAATTTATAATCACAAAGATAGATTGGAAGAATATAATTACTTTACGGAAAAAGGAAAAAAGTACGCAAGTTTTTTAATCAAAGAATTAAAATCATTTATCGATGAAAATTATCGCACGATTCCACTTTCATCAAAAACAGCAATAATGGGCTCATCTTTAGGCGGATTAATTTCATTTCAACTTTTTTGGAATTTCCCGAAAATATTTGGCAAAGCCGCATGTTTATCAAATTCATTTTGGATTGATAACGGTGAAGTTTTTAATATGGTGAAAAATATTTCAACAAATATTAATGACAAAACAAAATTATATATTGATTGTGGAAGTGAAGAAAAAGAATTAGTCGGCGATTTTATAAAAATGTCTGAATTCTTGATAGAAAATAATTTTAATGATCCGTCAAAAATCAAAATATATTTGGATGAAGGAAGTAAACACACAGAAAGTGATTGGGCAAAGAGATTACACATTCCGTTGCAATTTTTATTTGGGAAAACAACTATTAATTTACCTTGA